A single window of Meiothermus sp. DNA harbors:
- a CDS encoding CRTAC1 family protein, with translation MRMALSKVTLALLLGSLGAGAAPPHAPSDVTVAVAVDFVKLEQGLCGTAFEAHDLPHTAQGRWPVRGFDGNGAGVGLGDLNNDGLIEIVLASQVGEASVLWNRGQLRFEREALPTEGTKAVALVDVDADGWLDITFTHNNFYPSYWRNQNGRFVQQRLEGVRQPAFVFLWDDLLGRGRLDLVTASYDPSLEAENRDGFLFGRGAGVFLYEAGPQGYTEQRLSPKAFALGLVAFDADLDGQRDLIVGNDFDLPDMAWRWDNGTWQQFQPFRQFSKHPMGFALGDIQNDGVPELFSTDMKPDFRDLKTLATWMPLLERGYKKFRTHGPQKTENMLQVRQAQGFRNMAYALGLDATGWSWSAKFGDLDNDGWQDLYVVNGMMDIEQFPYLPGGELVEENRVFRNHRSRFEHRPDWKLGSKRSARGMSMADLDNDGDLDIVVGNLSSPAQLFENRLCGYPALEVELRWPKSQNTRAIGAEVILHSNGWRQWRQVTATSGYLSGDAPRLHFALPQEEGWLEVVWPDGKRSWQAAKAGQLLILTRGETP, from the coding sequence ATGCGCATGGCTCTATCCAAGGTAACCCTAGCCCTCCTTCTAGGGTCTTTGGGTGCCGGTGCAGCCCCACCTCATGCTCCTTCCGATGTCACGGTAGCGGTAGCGGTGGATTTTGTGAAACTAGAACAGGGTTTGTGTGGTACTGCTTTTGAAGCCCACGATTTGCCACACACGGCCCAGGGCCGCTGGCCGGTGCGGGGGTTCGACGGCAATGGCGCAGGGGTGGGCCTAGGCGACCTCAATAACGATGGCCTCATCGAGATCGTGCTGGCTTCCCAGGTCGGCGAGGCTAGTGTTTTATGGAACCGGGGCCAACTCCGCTTTGAGCGGGAGGCCTTACCGACAGAAGGTACCAAGGCGGTGGCCTTGGTAGATGTGGATGCGGATGGCTGGTTGGACATCACCTTTACCCACAACAACTTTTATCCCAGTTACTGGCGCAATCAAAATGGGCGGTTTGTACAGCAACGCTTGGAAGGGGTGCGCCAGCCGGCTTTCGTGTTTTTGTGGGATGACCTATTGGGGCGGGGTCGGTTGGATTTGGTCACCGCCTCCTATGATCCGAGCCTCGAGGCTGAGAACCGCGACGGCTTCTTGTTTGGCCGGGGAGCCGGGGTGTTTTTATATGAAGCAGGCCCGCAGGGTTACACAGAACAACGTCTATCCCCCAAGGCTTTTGCCCTGGGGCTGGTGGCCTTCGATGCAGACCTGGACGGGCAGCGCGACTTGATTGTGGGCAACGACTTCGACCTGCCCGATATGGCCTGGCGCTGGGATAATGGAACCTGGCAGCAGTTTCAACCCTTCCGGCAGTTTAGCAAGCACCCCATGGGTTTTGCCCTGGGCGATATCCAAAACGATGGTGTACCTGAGCTTTTTTCAACCGACATGAAACCGGATTTCCGCGACCTCAAGACCCTGGCTACCTGGATGCCCTTGCTGGAGCGGGGCTACAAGAAATTTCGTACGCATGGCCCCCAGAAAACCGAGAACATGTTGCAGGTTCGGCAGGCCCAAGGCTTTCGCAATATGGCCTATGCGCTTGGTCTGGATGCTACCGGCTGGAGTTGGTCGGCCAAGTTTGGTGACCTGGACAACGACGGCTGGCAAGACCTCTATGTGGTGAACGGCATGATGGATATCGAGCAGTTTCCTTATTTGCCGGGTGGCGAGCTGGTCGAAGAAAACCGGGTCTTTCGCAACCACAGAAGCCGGTTTGAGCACCGGCCGGACTGGAAACTGGGTTCGAAGCGCAGCGCTCGAGGCATGAGCATGGCAGACCTGGACAATGATGGCGACCTGGACATTGTGGTGGGCAACCTGAGCAGCCCGGCCCAGCTTTTTGAAAACCGGCTTTGTGGCTACCCCGCCCTGGAAGTGGAGCTTCGCTGGCCCAAAAGCCAGAACACCCGCGCCATAGGGGCCGAGGTGATTTTGCACAGCAATGGCTGGCGGCAGTGGCGGCAGGTTACGGCTACCAGCGGCTATCTCTCGGGTGACGCACCCCGGCTGCATTTTGCCCTGCCCCAGGAGGAGGGGTGGCTCGAGGTGGTCTGGCCCGATGGAAAACGTTCCTGGCAGGCAGCAAAGGCCGGTCAACTGCTGATCCTGACCCGCGGGGAGACCCCATGA
- a CDS encoding carbohydrate ABC transporter permease: MIRALEISFTDWNLLRPPKGVGFENYRRLVADENFWHSLRVTGLYVLYNIPIQTVLGLLLAVLMDRVVRALWLRAVVILPYLLSSIVAGMIFVWLTNPQLGYVNAFIQWLGFEKQPFFGSPDQALASVAAVNIWKHMGLTALLFYAGLQSIPRSLYEAASIDGSSEWHTFWHITLPLLRPVMAFVLVTSVIGSFQVYDMIAVTTGGGPVDATRVIVWYISENAFNFLRMGYASAMSVVLFLILIAFTLVQMRLLRANQSDLG; encoded by the coding sequence GTGATCCGCGCTTTGGAGATCAGCTTTACTGACTGGAACCTGTTGCGTCCACCCAAAGGAGTAGGTTTTGAGAACTATCGGAGGCTTGTTGCCGACGAGAACTTCTGGCATTCCTTGCGGGTTACCGGGCTTTACGTGCTTTATAACATCCCGATTCAGACTGTTTTGGGACTCTTGCTGGCGGTACTGATGGATCGGGTGGTACGCGCTCTATGGCTGCGAGCGGTGGTTATCTTGCCGTATTTGCTCTCGAGCATTGTGGCAGGCATGATTTTTGTTTGGCTAACCAACCCTCAGCTGGGATATGTCAATGCGTTCATCCAGTGGTTGGGATTCGAGAAGCAACCCTTTTTTGGTTCGCCCGATCAGGCCCTGGCTTCGGTGGCTGCAGTAAACATCTGGAAGCACATGGGCCTTACGGCCCTGCTTTTTTATGCAGGCTTGCAGTCCATTCCCCGCTCACTTTACGAAGCCGCTTCAATTGATGGCTCGAGCGAATGGCATACCTTCTGGCACATCACCCTGCCGCTCCTGCGCCCGGTGATGGCTTTTGTACTGGTTACCAGCGTTATTGGCTCATTTCAAGTCTACGACATGATTGCGGTTACCACAGGCGGTGGCCCGGTGGATGCCACTCGAGTCATTGTGTGGTACATCTCCGAAAATGCCTTTAATTTCCTGCGAATGGGCTATGCGTCGGCCATGTCGGTGGTGTTGTTCTTGATTCTGATTGCCTTCACCCTCGTGCAGATGCGCCTGTTGCGGGCCAATCAGTCCGACCTGGGATAA
- a CDS encoding NUDIX hydrolase: protein MPERRYLYRGRILNLALEGSYEIVEHADAVAILAAQNGRVLFVRQYRPAIGQETLEIPAGLIDPGETPEAAAKRELAEEAQLTGDLEYLAGFYLSPGFCDEKLHVFRASNLRPAYATPDDDEHLTVEWHDPWQVLQQARDGQVQISASAMAGILFYLGGRV, encoded by the coding sequence ATGCCCGAACGGCGATACCTCTACCGGGGTCGCATTCTCAACCTGGCCCTCGAGGGCTCCTACGAGATCGTCGAACATGCCGATGCAGTGGCCATTCTGGCGGCGCAGAACGGCAGGGTGTTGTTTGTACGGCAGTATCGCCCGGCCATTGGTCAGGAAACCTTGGAGATTCCGGCAGGCCTGATTGACCCCGGCGAAACCCCCGAAGCTGCGGCCAAGCGTGAGTTAGCCGAGGAAGCGCAGCTTACGGGCGACCTCGAGTACCTTGCGGGCTTCTACCTCTCGCCCGGCTTTTGCGATGAAAAACTACACGTTTTTCGTGCCAGCAACCTAAGGCCGGCCTACGCCACACCGGACGACGACGAACACCTAACCGTCGAGTGGCACGACCCTTGGCAGGTTTTGCAGCAAGCTCGCGATGGTCAGGTGCAAATATCCGCCTCGGCCATGGCAGGAATCCTCTTTTATCTTGGGGGGAGGGTCTAG
- a CDS encoding ribonuclease J: MNDNPPFSRPRGPRKRQERPRPKGPIILGKPNGAVEIVFLGGTGEIGKNITAIRYEDEMFVIDGGLAFPDARMLGVDIVIPRIDYLVQNKDLIRGWVLTHGHEDHIGALPYLFPQLPRVPVYGAKLTLGLVKGKLEEFGINPGEFNFKEVSPDDRISMGRYFQLDLFRMTHSIPDNFGMVIHTPIGKIVHTGDFKLDERPIDGQTSHLEKIAQAGAEGVLCLIADSTNGERPGVTPSETEVAEELDKVIGAAKGRIFVTTFASHIHRIQSVVTAGEKYGRKIAVEGRSMLKYARIALELGYFKQKDRFYTLDEIKDLPDEQVLVITTGSQGQPEAVLARLAAGTHAKMSIKEGDTVILSSSPIPGNEEAVNTVINRLYALGAYVFYPPRYRVHASGHASHEEIKTVLNLARPKFLLPWHGEIRHQVNFKWLAQSIPQPPEKILIPENGRLIKLTAHNIEFDGKVPHGQLYVDGLGVGDITDEILEDRNHMAAEGVVIITALVSRDPLVEVISKGFVKAGERLLGEVRKMAMDSLYKGVREKKRLEEIRDDIYYPVKKFIAKNTGRNPVILPIVIEG, encoded by the coding sequence ATGAACGACAACCCACCTTTTAGCCGCCCTAGGGGGCCGCGCAAGCGGCAGGAGCGACCCAGACCCAAAGGGCCGATCATCCTGGGCAAACCCAACGGCGCCGTCGAGATTGTTTTTCTGGGCGGCACCGGTGAGATTGGCAAAAACATCACTGCCATCCGCTACGAAGACGAGATGTTCGTCATAGATGGGGGCCTAGCCTTCCCGGATGCCCGGATGTTGGGCGTGGATATCGTGATTCCGCGCATCGACTATCTGGTTCAGAATAAAGACCTGATCCGGGGCTGGGTGCTGACCCACGGCCACGAAGACCATATCGGCGCGCTGCCCTACCTGTTCCCCCAGTTGCCCCGGGTTCCGGTGTATGGGGCCAAGCTCACCCTGGGGTTGGTCAAGGGCAAGCTCGAGGAGTTCGGCATTAATCCGGGAGAGTTTAACTTTAAGGAAGTCTCGCCCGATGACCGCATCTCCATGGGACGCTATTTTCAGCTCGATCTGTTCCGCATGACCCACTCCATTCCGGACAATTTCGGCATGGTTATCCACACTCCCATCGGCAAGATCGTGCACACCGGCGACTTTAAGCTCGATGAGCGCCCCATCGACGGTCAGACCTCGCACCTGGAAAAAATTGCCCAGGCCGGGGCCGAAGGGGTGCTGTGCCTGATTGCCGATTCCACCAACGGTGAACGCCCCGGCGTCACCCCCAGCGAGACCGAGGTGGCAGAGGAGTTAGACAAGGTTATCGGGGCTGCCAAAGGGCGCATCTTTGTCACCACGTTTGCCTCGCACATTCACCGCATTCAGTCGGTGGTCACGGCGGGCGAGAAATACGGGCGCAAGATTGCAGTCGAAGGGCGTTCGATGCTCAAGTATGCCCGCATTGCCCTCGAGCTCGGCTACTTCAAGCAAAAGGATCGCTTCTATACCCTGGACGAGATCAAAGACCTGCCGGACGAACAGGTGCTGGTGATTACTACCGGCTCCCAGGGCCAGCCTGAGGCCGTGCTGGCCCGTTTGGCTGCCGGTACCCACGCCAAGATGAGCATAAAGGAAGGCGATACCGTCATCCTGAGCAGCAGTCCCATTCCCGGAAACGAGGAGGCTGTCAACACCGTTATCAATCGGCTTTACGCCCTGGGGGCTTATGTTTTCTACCCTCCGCGCTACCGTGTCCACGCCTCGGGCCACGCCAGCCACGAAGAGATCAAGACCGTGCTTAACCTGGCCCGTCCAAAGTTTTTGCTTCCCTGGCACGGTGAAATTCGCCACCAAGTCAACTTCAAATGGCTGGCCCAGAGCATCCCGCAGCCGCCAGAAAAAATCCTGATTCCCGAGAATGGCCGCCTGATTAAGCTCACGGCCCACAACATCGAGTTTGATGGCAAGGTTCCACACGGCCAGCTGTATGTGGATGGTTTGGGTGTGGGCGACATCACCGACGAAATTCTGGAAGACCGCAACCACATGGCCGCCGAAGGGGTGGTGATCATCACCGCGTTGGTGAGCCGTGATCCGCTGGTTGAGGTGATCTCCAAGGGCTTTGTGAAAGCTGGAGAGCGCCTCTTGGGCGAGGTGCGCAAGATGGCCATGGACTCGCTTTATAAAGGGGTGCGGGAGAAAAAGCGCCTCGAGGAGATCCGCGACGACATCTACTACCCGGTCAAGAAATTCATTGCCAAGAACACCGGACGCAACCCGGTCATCCTCCCCATCGTGATTGAAGGTTAG
- the guaA gene encoding glutamine-hydrolyzing GMP synthase: MSVVILDFGSQYTRLIARRVRELRAYSVILPGSASLERIQAENPQALILSGGPASVFDPASPRPAAGVLEQGWPVLGICYGMQYLAQHYGGRVERAGRREYGKANLVFHTGPLFAGLEGELQMWMSHSDAVTELPPGWQVIARTDENPVAAIAAPDGRTFGVQFHPEVVHSPKGMQVLENFLELAGVERDWTAQHTLENLMADIRAKVGDDKVLLAVSGGVDSSTLALLLSKTIGEQLTAVFVDHGLLRLGERLEVEQALRPLGGALRVVDASEQFLRALQGVTDPEQKRKIVGREFIRVFEREARALSAQGYKWLAQGTLYPDVIESAGSGEGSANIKSHHNVGGLPVDLQFELLEPFRYLFKDEVRELALLLGLPEPIRMRHPFPGPGLSIRILGEVTPHKLDILRRADDIFISSLRDWNLYDQVSQAAAILTSMQSVGVVGDERSYGYVLGLRAVSTVDFMTADWARLPLEFLDEVARKITRQVPEIGRVVYDITSKPPATIEWE; encoded by the coding sequence ATGAGTGTGGTCATCCTCGATTTCGGTTCTCAGTACACCCGCCTGATTGCCCGTCGTGTGCGGGAGTTACGGGCGTATTCGGTCATCCTACCTGGAAGCGCCAGCCTAGAGCGTATCCAGGCCGAAAATCCACAAGCCTTGATTCTGTCCGGGGGGCCGGCCTCGGTATTCGATCCCGCCAGCCCGCGGCCTGCAGCGGGGGTGCTCGAGCAAGGCTGGCCGGTCTTGGGGATCTGCTACGGGATGCAGTACCTGGCCCAGCACTACGGCGGCCGGGTTGAACGGGCCGGACGGCGGGAGTACGGCAAGGCCAACCTGGTATTTCACACCGGCCCACTGTTTGCGGGCCTGGAAGGCGAACTACAGATGTGGATGTCCCACTCCGACGCTGTAACCGAGCTTCCTCCGGGCTGGCAGGTGATTGCCCGCACCGACGAGAACCCCGTTGCGGCCATCGCGGCGCCGGACGGACGCACTTTTGGGGTGCAGTTTCACCCCGAGGTTGTACACAGCCCCAAAGGAATGCAGGTTCTGGAGAATTTTTTGGAGCTAGCCGGGGTCGAGCGGGACTGGACTGCCCAGCACACCCTGGAAAACCTGATGGCCGATATCCGCGCCAAAGTGGGCGACGACAAGGTACTGCTGGCAGTTTCGGGAGGGGTAGACTCTTCTACCCTGGCCTTGCTGCTCTCCAAAACGATTGGCGAGCAGCTTACGGCGGTCTTTGTGGATCACGGGCTGCTACGCCTGGGGGAGCGCCTCGAGGTCGAGCAGGCTCTGCGCCCTCTGGGTGGAGCGCTGCGGGTAGTGGATGCCTCGGAGCAGTTTTTGCGGGCCTTGCAGGGCGTAACCGACCCCGAACAGAAGCGCAAAATTGTGGGCCGGGAGTTTATCCGAGTCTTCGAGCGGGAGGCCCGAGCGCTCTCGGCCCAGGGCTACAAATGGCTGGCCCAGGGCACCCTCTACCCCGATGTGATTGAGTCGGCAGGCAGTGGTGAAGGCAGTGCCAACATCAAAAGCCACCACAACGTGGGAGGATTGCCGGTGGATTTGCAGTTCGAGCTGCTCGAGCCCTTCCGCTACCTGTTCAAGGACGAGGTGCGCGAACTGGCCCTGCTGCTGGGTCTGCCCGAGCCTATCCGCATGCGCCACCCTTTTCCCGGCCCCGGCCTTTCTATCCGCATCTTGGGCGAGGTCACCCCACACAAACTGGATATCCTGCGCCGGGCCGATGATATTTTTATCTCGAGCCTACGCGACTGGAACCTCTACGATCAGGTCTCGCAAGCAGCGGCCATTCTGACCTCGATGCAGAGTGTGGGCGTGGTGGGAGACGAGCGCAGCTACGGCTATGTGCTGGGATTACGGGCCGTCTCCACAGTAGACTTCATGACCGCCGACTGGGCCCGCTTGCCCCTGGAATTCCTGGATGAGGTAGCCCGCAAAATTACCCGTCAGGTGCCGGAGATTGGGCGAGTGGTCTACGACATTACCAGCAAACCCCCCGCCACCATCGAGTGGGAGTAA
- the ribF gene encoding riboflavin biosynthesis protein RibF, with amino-acid sequence MLLINDPSDAPAGPKVVAIGSFDGLHLGHQHLIHQAQQEAKQRHIPLLVYTFDPPSKVFMKGEGYLTDLAEKLELLRGLGVEVALIVPFNEAFSRRSKEEFLDDLRTLDAQVIYVGADFRFGKGRAGNLEDLKTVAPTQVLPLLELNGGPVKSSRIRELLREGQVDEAKLLLGRSYKARGIVQEGDKLGRQLSFPTANIEVAPHKILPLGVFAVRVQTEQGLFGGMANVGYRPTVSGQILRFEVHLFGFAGDLYGQELEVEFLTRLRGEKKFESLEALKAQLAQDAEAARRVLGI; translated from the coding sequence ATGCTACTAATCAACGACCCCTCCGATGCACCCGCTGGCCCCAAGGTAGTGGCGATTGGCAGCTTTGATGGCTTGCACTTGGGCCACCAGCACCTGATTCACCAAGCCCAGCAGGAGGCCAAACAGCGGCACATCCCGCTGCTCGTCTATACCTTCGACCCTCCCAGCAAGGTTTTCATGAAGGGGGAGGGTTATCTGACCGATTTGGCGGAAAAGCTCGAGCTACTGCGAGGCCTGGGGGTGGAGGTTGCTCTAATTGTGCCTTTCAACGAGGCTTTCTCTCGTCGCAGCAAGGAAGAGTTTCTGGACGACCTGCGCACGCTGGATGCCCAGGTTATTTATGTAGGGGCCGATTTTCGCTTCGGAAAGGGAAGAGCTGGGAACCTGGAAGACCTAAAAACCGTTGCACCGACCCAGGTGTTGCCCTTGCTCGAGCTCAATGGAGGGCCGGTCAAGTCGAGCCGTATCCGCGAGCTGTTGCGTGAAGGGCAGGTAGACGAGGCCAAGCTGCTCTTGGGACGGTCGTATAAGGCCAGGGGCATTGTGCAGGAGGGCGACAAACTGGGACGACAGCTGAGTTTTCCCACTGCCAACATTGAAGTGGCCCCCCATAAAATTCTGCCGCTGGGCGTGTTTGCCGTGCGGGTGCAGACTGAACAGGGCTTGTTTGGTGGCATGGCCAATGTGGGTTACCGCCCCACCGTTTCGGGCCAGATCCTGCGTTTCGAGGTGCACCTATTTGGCTTTGCAGGTGACCTGTACGGCCAGGAACTCGAGGTGGAGTTTCTGACCAGGTTGCGGGGCGAGAAAAAGTTTGAGAGCCTAGAAGCCCTCAAAGCCCAGCTTGCGCAGGATGCCGAAGCAGCGCGCAGGGTGTTGGGGATCTAG
- a CDS encoding sugar ABC transporter substrate-binding protein — translation MKQLTQKVGMLAIAGFLGTALAQTEVSYWLWDANQKPAYEACAAEFSKQNPNIRVKIEQKGWDDYWTSITTGFVAGTAPDVFTSHLAKYPEFALNNQIVDLTPYIKRDNLDTKIYYPGLYDLWGKDGKQYGLPKDWDTVAIVYNKKMLREAGVTEAQIKNWTWNPKDGGTFGQILARLTKDKNGNNALSPRFDPKNVVQYGWVSPNGGGYGQTEWSWLAVSNGFKFNDGPWSRKYYYDSPKLAETIQWLADLGLKRGIAVPFKDLPTSGGVEPLFTSGKAAMMPQGSWMITYFRDNTKFEYGWAPLPIGPLGRKSMFNGLADNIWVGSKKKEEAWRWVRFMGSPTCQNIVGSFGVVFPAIKSGVDAALKAHASKGIDVSAFTTVANTPGATFLFPIADKASEVSSIMQAAMDSIFLGKATAVDALREANAKVNALFR, via the coding sequence ATGAAACAACTGACTCAAAAAGTAGGGATGCTGGCCATTGCAGGTTTCCTGGGTACGGCACTGGCCCAGACCGAGGTCTCTTACTGGTTGTGGGATGCCAACCAGAAGCCTGCATACGAAGCTTGTGCGGCCGAGTTCAGCAAGCAAAATCCCAACATCCGTGTAAAGATTGAGCAAAAAGGCTGGGATGACTACTGGACCAGCATTACCACGGGCTTCGTTGCGGGTACCGCTCCCGATGTCTTTACCAGCCATCTGGCCAAGTACCCCGAGTTTGCGCTCAACAACCAGATTGTTGACCTAACCCCTTACATCAAGCGGGATAATCTGGACACCAAAATCTACTATCCCGGCCTCTACGATTTATGGGGAAAAGACGGCAAGCAGTATGGTTTGCCTAAGGATTGGGACACCGTTGCCATTGTCTACAACAAGAAAATGTTGAGAGAGGCGGGGGTCACAGAAGCGCAGATCAAGAACTGGACTTGGAATCCCAAGGACGGCGGCACCTTCGGTCAGATTCTGGCCCGTCTAACCAAAGATAAGAACGGCAACAATGCCTTGAGCCCTCGCTTCGACCCGAAAAACGTGGTGCAGTACGGCTGGGTTAGCCCCAATGGGGGAGGGTACGGTCAGACCGAGTGGAGCTGGCTGGCTGTTTCTAACGGTTTCAAGTTCAACGATGGTCCGTGGTCGCGCAAGTACTACTACGATAGCCCCAAGCTGGCCGAGACCATCCAGTGGCTAGCCGACCTCGGGCTGAAGCGAGGTATTGCCGTGCCCTTCAAGGATCTGCCCACCAGCGGTGGTGTTGAGCCGCTTTTTACCTCAGGGAAAGCAGCCATGATGCCCCAGGGCTCTTGGATGATTACCTACTTCCGTGACAACACCAAGTTTGAATACGGTTGGGCTCCTTTGCCCATTGGGCCGCTGGGACGCAAGAGCATGTTCAACGGTCTGGCAGACAACATCTGGGTGGGTAGTAAAAAGAAAGAAGAGGCCTGGCGGTGGGTCAGGTTCATGGGTTCTCCGACCTGCCAGAACATCGTGGGGAGCTTCGGGGTGGTCTTCCCGGCCATCAAGTCTGGGGTGGATGCTGCCCTGAAGGCGCATGCTTCCAAAGGCATTGACGTGAGTGCTTTTACGACCGTGGCCAACACCCCCGGAGCCACTTTCTTGTTCCCCATCGCCGACAAGGCTTCCGAGGTCAGTAGCATCATGCAAGCTGCGATGGACTCCATCTTCCTGGGCAAGGCCACCGCAGTGGATGCCCTGCGCGAAGCCAATGCCAAGGTGAATGCCCTGTTTCGCTAG
- a CDS encoding alpha-glucosidase/alpha-galactosidase, with translation MPKITFIGAGSTVFAKNLIGDILSFPELAESELVLYDIDAERLATSEIVAHKVAHALGAKPRIVATTDRERALDGAHYAINMIQVGGYKPATVIDFEIPKKYGLRQTIADTLGIGGIMRAVRTIPVLLEMSRDMERLCPEVLHLNYVNPMAMIMWALQKASPIRSIGLCHSVQHTAGEICRDIGVPVEEVNYLVAGINHMAYFLRLEHQGQDLYPRLRAFAESGQTPYRDHGEVQLPDRVRYEMFKRLGYFVTESSEHHAEYLPYFIKRDRPDLIERYGIPLDEYVRRCEAQIAGWETQRQELLGEHAPLEVRRSVEYGSGIIHSLETGQPRVVYGNVLNHGLIDNLPQGCCVEVPCLVDKNGIQPTKIGALPPQLAALMRTNINVQELTVEAILTGKREHLYHAAMLDPHTAAELDLEQIWKLVDELLEAHGEFVPANLRSYAAAF, from the coding sequence ATGCCGAAAATTACCTTCATAGGTGCAGGAAGCACGGTTTTTGCCAAGAACTTGATCGGCGATATCCTCTCTTTCCCTGAGCTTGCCGAGTCGGAACTGGTGCTGTATGACATTGATGCCGAAAGGCTGGCAACCTCCGAAATTGTGGCCCACAAAGTAGCCCATGCTCTGGGAGCAAAGCCCCGAATAGTGGCCACCACCGACCGAGAACGTGCTCTGGACGGCGCCCACTATGCCATCAATATGATTCAGGTCGGGGGATATAAACCCGCCACAGTTATTGACTTCGAGATTCCCAAGAAATACGGCTTGCGCCAGACCATTGCCGACACTTTGGGCATTGGTGGCATTATGCGGGCGGTACGAACCATTCCGGTTCTTTTGGAGATGAGCCGGGACATGGAACGACTCTGTCCCGAGGTGCTACACCTCAACTATGTCAACCCCATGGCCATGATCATGTGGGCCTTGCAGAAAGCCAGTCCCATCCGCTCTATCGGACTGTGCCATAGTGTGCAGCACACAGCCGGTGAAATTTGCCGTGACATTGGGGTACCGGTGGAGGAGGTCAACTACCTGGTCGCGGGCATCAACCATATGGCCTATTTCTTGAGGCTCGAGCACCAAGGCCAAGACCTCTACCCCCGCTTGCGTGCCTTTGCCGAGAGCGGCCAGACCCCATACCGCGACCATGGCGAGGTTCAACTCCCCGACCGGGTACGCTATGAGATGTTCAAAAGGCTGGGCTACTTTGTCACCGAGAGCAGCGAGCACCACGCGGAGTACCTGCCTTACTTCATCAAGCGGGATCGCCCCGACCTGATCGAGCGATACGGGATTCCCCTGGACGAGTATGTTCGCAGGTGCGAGGCCCAGATTGCCGGCTGGGAGACTCAGCGTCAGGAGCTTCTGGGCGAGCACGCCCCGCTCGAGGTTCGGCGCAGCGTGGAGTATGGCTCGGGCATCATCCACTCCCTCGAGACTGGCCAGCCCAGGGTGGTCTATGGGAATGTGCTGAACCATGGCCTGATTGATAACCTGCCCCAGGGCTGCTGTGTGGAAGTGCCCTGTTTGGTGGACAAAAACGGCATTCAGCCTACCAAAATAGGGGCGCTTCCGCCTCAGCTAGCGGCCTTGATGCGAACCAATATCAACGTGCAAGAGCTCACCGTAGAGGCCATCCTAACCGGTAAACGCGAACACCTCTATCATGCCGCCATGCTGGATCCGCACACGGCAGCCGAGCTCGACCTCGAGCAAATCTGGAAGCTGGTAGATGAACTGCTGGAGGCACACGGTGAGTTTGTTCCCGCCAACCTCCGCAGTTATGCAGCAGCCTTCTAG
- a CDS encoding carbohydrate ABC transporter permease, producing MIFVTLFPLWVVLKTAITPAKDLFAESTRLFPSSPTLINFERVLGFLSLEQNQAAGGSGAVINFAHALRNSLLFTACVVIFQTFFSALAAYAFARLKFPGRDLIFFLFLSATMIPGVVLFIPNFILMRDLGWLNTFQGMVAPYVLMAPFAVFFLRQFFLSMPKELEEAAYLDGASPFYIFWRLVLPLSKTPIATLSILTAIATWNEFFWPYIVARGDEWQVITVALKAFQSQSPQGGADWTGIMAATSLAIIPVIILLVVLGRQVVESLQFSGVK from the coding sequence ATGATCTTTGTTACCCTGTTTCCATTGTGGGTAGTACTCAAGACGGCCATTACCCCCGCCAAGGATCTTTTTGCTGAGTCCACCAGGCTTTTCCCCAGCTCGCCGACCCTGATTAATTTTGAGCGGGTACTGGGTTTCTTAAGCCTCGAGCAAAACCAGGCAGCAGGAGGCTCCGGAGCGGTAATCAACTTCGCACACGCACTGCGCAACTCCCTGCTCTTTACCGCCTGTGTGGTGATCTTCCAGACCTTTTTTAGCGCCCTGGCGGCTTATGCCTTTGCCCGCTTGAAATTTCCTGGTCGAGACCTGATTTTCTTTCTGTTTTTATCGGCCACCATGATTCCGGGCGTGGTGCTGTTCATACCCAATTTCATCCTTATGCGCGATCTGGGCTGGCTCAACACCTTCCAGGGAATGGTAGCGCCTTATGTCCTGATGGCGCCTTTTGCGGTGTTCTTCCTGCGGCAGTTTTTCCTTTCGATGCCCAAAGAACTCGAGGAGGCCGCTTACCTGGATGGGGCTTCGCCTTTTTACATCTTCTGGCGGCTGGTGCTGCCTCTTAGCAAAACCCCTATCGCCACCTTAAGTATCCTGACCGCCATTGCTACCTGGAACGAGTTCTTTTGGCCCTACATTGTGGCCAGGGGAGATGAATGGCAGGTGATTACGGTGGCCCTCAAGGCCTTCCAATCGCAGTCGCCCCAGGGTGGTGCGGACTGGACCGGAATTATGGCAGCAACGTCCCTGGCAATCATTCCGGTGATCATCCTGCTGGTGGTGTTGGGGCGTCAGGTGGTGGAATCGCTGCAATTCAGTGGCGTGAAATGA